A genomic segment from Flammeovirga pectinis encodes:
- a CDS encoding DnaJ domain-containing protein, with amino-acid sequence MKITEENRSDYYKILGVAKDATPQELKKAYFSLAKKYHPDVASEDENNAYLFKKVNEAYITLSDKSKRFKYDNSFVNNSFDGAEEVAFADEIKKDKDQRKLKRKGVGYIIFLVGLISIFISLSEHSRDFAESSFSKILDNYILSIFESNTKSDDLNFNKSAIDLNNKEGRAKEKTSPPIFFYPVAKTVYYAFDKAHLSIESIQELDKVVEILNKNPNTIIELSSHTDTRGSYAYNENLSTRRGNSVIKYLTEKGIDKHRIQQFSFGETQILNNCENNISCNEAAHQLNRRTEILIK; translated from the coding sequence GTGAAAATAACGGAAGAAAATAGGAGTGATTATTATAAAATTTTAGGCGTTGCTAAAGACGCTACTCCTCAAGAATTGAAGAAAGCTTATTTCTCACTTGCAAAAAAATATCATCCAGATGTAGCAAGTGAAGATGAGAATAATGCGTATTTATTTAAAAAAGTAAATGAAGCATACATTACATTATCAGATAAAAGTAAACGGTTTAAGTACGATAATAGCTTCGTAAATAATTCTTTTGATGGTGCTGAAGAGGTTGCTTTTGCAGATGAAATTAAGAAGGATAAAGACCAAAGGAAGTTAAAGAGAAAAGGGGTAGGTTACATAATATTTCTAGTAGGATTAATCTCGATATTTATTAGTTTGAGTGAACATTCAAGGGATTTTGCAGAAAGTTCATTTAGTAAAATTCTAGATAATTATATACTTTCTATCTTCGAATCAAATACAAAATCTGATGACTTAAATTTTAATAAAAGTGCAATAGATTTAAATAATAAAGAAGGACGAGCTAAAGAAAAAACATCTCCTCCTATCTTTTTCTACCCAGTAGCTAAAACTGTTTATTATGCTTTTGATAAAGCACATTTATCAATAGAAAGTATTCAAGAATTAGATAAAGTAGTTGAGATTTTGAATAAAAACCCGAATACAATTATAGAGCTAAGTTCCCATACAGATACAAGAGGTTCATATGCATATAATGAAAACCTATCTACAAGAAGAGGTAATTCGGTAATAAAATATTTAACAGAAAAAGGAATTGATAAACATAGAATACAACAATTCTCTTTTGGTGAAACACAAATATTGAATAATTGCGAGAATAATATTAGCTGTAATGAAGCAGCACACCAGTTAAACAGAAGAACAGAGATTCTGATAAAATAG
- a CDS encoding OmpA family protein has protein sequence MRFLLYLLLICTLFNFESVAQSEKLKIADMFYNLHQYKKAIDRYKIVLRNKKESPYVLNKIADSYRQLNRLKESTKYYGKLAELEGQKAIYKFYYAQGLAEIGDYKEAKRWYEMYFNEIGHPYQAERYMIYDSIDIFYKDSSRYIIDEIPFNTKFSEFGPVIRDSTIAFVSNRPPENKNFLTKKYNNDGSYFFNIYTTVDDLNVRVKNLDDNLNTKYHDGPIAYFNHEEAILVTRNYGNLAKKTVGEDKLNKLKILKITKNRKGEWKNEEVLPFNSKNYAVGHPTISADDQTIIFASNMPGGFGGTDLYKVTYKNGVWSNPINLGGNINTDGSELYPFLDKEGNLYFASNGHVGLGGLDIFVAEKVDRSFKKSYNIGYPVNTKHDDFSLALDSTLAHGYFASRDRKIGKGDDDIYELTILPRKEYITLSGYVINAITKDTIPDAILQLKDIDENVLAETRSEESGLYYFDIEKNKDFILTGTKAFFNQKDSLFTTKNLAIEVKTLKIDVLLKQPVLETVYFGFDQSIITMESVEILNGLIEILNKNPSVKIELSSHADSRGSDSYNEVLAKNRGTEVENFLIHKGIDKSRIVSNSYGEKQSVNDCGDDKDCTEALYQLNRRTEILIK, from the coding sequence ATGCGATTCTTATTATACTTATTATTAATATGTACTCTTTTTAATTTTGAATCGGTAGCACAATCTGAAAAATTAAAAATTGCAGATATGTTCTACAATTTGCATCAATACAAAAAAGCAATTGATAGATATAAAATTGTTCTTAGAAATAAGAAAGAGAGTCCTTATGTTTTAAATAAAATAGCAGATTCTTATAGACAGTTAAACCGTTTAAAAGAATCTACAAAATATTACGGGAAATTAGCTGAATTAGAAGGGCAAAAAGCAATATATAAATTCTACTATGCACAAGGATTAGCTGAGATTGGGGATTATAAAGAAGCAAAAAGGTGGTATGAGATGTATTTTAACGAAATAGGGCATCCGTATCAAGCTGAGAGATACATGATTTACGATTCTATAGATATCTTTTACAAAGATTCTTCTAGATATATTATTGATGAAATTCCATTTAATACAAAATTCAGTGAATTCGGTCCTGTAATAAGAGATTCCACAATTGCGTTTGTTTCTAACAGACCCCCAGAAAATAAAAACTTCCTGACAAAAAAATATAACAATGACGGTTCTTACTTTTTTAATATCTATACAACTGTAGACGATCTTAATGTAAGAGTTAAAAATTTAGATGATAACTTAAATACAAAATACCATGATGGGCCGATTGCTTATTTTAATCATGAAGAAGCAATTTTAGTCACAAGAAATTATGGTAATCTTGCAAAAAAGACCGTTGGAGAGGATAAGCTCAATAAATTAAAAATTTTAAAGATTACTAAGAATAGAAAAGGAGAATGGAAAAATGAAGAAGTTTTACCTTTTAATTCTAAAAACTATGCTGTGGGTCATCCTACAATTTCTGCAGACGATCAAACCATAATTTTCGCATCGAATATGCCTGGTGGCTTTGGAGGTACAGATTTATATAAGGTAACCTACAAAAATGGAGTTTGGTCTAATCCAATTAATTTAGGAGGGAACATCAATACAGATGGAAGTGAACTCTATCCATTTTTAGACAAAGAGGGTAACCTATATTTTGCATCAAATGGCCATGTTGGTTTGGGTGGGTTAGACATTTTTGTTGCTGAAAAGGTAGATAGATCATTTAAGAAAAGTTATAATATTGGCTATCCTGTTAACACTAAACACGATGATTTTAGTTTGGCTTTAGATTCTACCTTAGCACACGGTTATTTTGCATCAAGAGATAGAAAAATAGGTAAAGGAGATGATGACATTTATGAGTTAACAATTTTACCACGAAAAGAATACATCACTTTATCTGGCTATGTGATCAATGCTATAACAAAGGATACAATCCCAGATGCCATACTTCAATTAAAAGATATTGATGAAAATGTTCTTGCAGAAACAAGGTCAGAAGAGTCTGGATTATATTATTTTGATATAGAGAAAAATAAGGATTTCATATTAACAGGAACAAAGGCTTTCTTTAATCAAAAAGACTCACTTTTTACCACAAAGAATCTAGCAATAGAAGTGAAAACACTTAAAATTGATGTATTACTTAAACAACCTGTTTTGGAAACAGTGTATTTTGGTTTTGATCAATCTATAATTACAATGGAATCTGTAGAAATATTAAATGGTTTAATAGAAATTCTAAATAAGAATCCATCAGTTAAGATAGAATTAAGTTCACATGCTGATTCTAGAGGGTCAGATAGTTATAACGAAGTTTTAGCAAAAAATAGAGGGACAGAAGTAGAAAATTTTCTAATACATAAAGGCATTGATAAATCTCGTATAGTTTCAAATTCTTATGGTGAAAAGCAATCTGTAAATGATTGTGGAGATGATAAAGACTGTACAGAAGCACTGTATCAGTTAAATAGGAGAACAGAAATTTTAATCAAATAA
- a CDS encoding PorP/SprF family type IX secretion system membrane protein, whose amino-acid sequence MKNLLISIALLLNISVVFAQQDPIYSQYMFNTAAINPAYAGASETVSINVLHRSHWVSMPGAPKTNTFTATMPIAHNKLGLGVFAMNDEIGVFKNTQAYGMLSYHLPVSYNGKLSFGLQFGFNQYRGNLTEVKVSSNGKFDPAFANNISKTQFNTGAGVWFQTDRFYAGVSIPRILDNRNVKKNSNEPITIENQMHAYFMTGVVLDVSKDVKVKPSTLIKYVENNKISYDLNATVYFQEKISVGFSYRDTKSLVLMSEVQATKNIRIGYSYDMSLSEVQNVSGGSHEVMLRYELKWNKTQIMTPRFF is encoded by the coding sequence ATGAAAAACTTACTTATCTCTATTGCATTACTACTTAATATCTCTGTTGTTTTTGCACAACAAGATCCAATTTATTCTCAGTATATGTTTAATACTGCAGCAATTAACCCAGCCTACGCTGGTGCTTCTGAAACTGTTAGTATAAATGTATTACATAGATCACACTGGGTAAGTATGCCGGGTGCCCCAAAAACAAATACATTTACCGCAACAATGCCAATTGCACATAACAAACTAGGTTTAGGTGTATTTGCTATGAACGATGAGATTGGTGTTTTTAAAAATACACAAGCGTATGGTATGTTATCGTATCATTTACCAGTTTCTTATAATGGTAAGTTATCTTTTGGCTTGCAGTTTGGGTTTAACCAATATAGAGGTAATCTTACTGAGGTAAAAGTGAGTTCAAATGGTAAATTTGATCCTGCATTTGCTAATAACATCTCAAAAACTCAGTTTAATACGGGTGCTGGGGTGTGGTTTCAGACAGACAGGTTCTATGCAGGTGTTTCTATCCCTAGAATTTTAGATAACAGAAATGTAAAGAAAAATAGTAATGAACCTATTACTATAGAAAATCAAATGCATGCATATTTCATGACGGGTGTTGTATTAGATGTTAGTAAAGATGTTAAAGTAAAACCTTCTACATTAATTAAGTATGTGGAAAACAATAAAATATCATATGATTTAAACGCTACTGTTTATTTCCAAGAAAAAATCTCAGTAGGTTTCTCTTATAGAGATACAAAATCTTTGGTGTTAATGTCGGAAGTTCAAGCAACTAAAAATATTAGAATTGGTTACTCTTATGATATGAGCTTGTCAGAAGTTCAAAATGTTTCTGGAGGTTCTCATGAGGTAATGTTAAGGTATGAATTGAAGTGGAATAAAACACAAATTATGACACCTAGATTCTTCTAA